The Cupriavidus necator N-1 DNA window CGCGCGGGCCTTTTTCATTTCCGGAGGTTCACATGGAACTCATCGAAGAGGCCAAGAAACAGTTCCCGCGGCTGTGGAGCGTGCGCCTGTCGCTGCTGGCCGGCTTTCTGTCGAGCTTGGAGGCCGGCGCCGACATGTACCTCACCGGCAAGCCCGCGATGGCTGCGATCGCCGCGGCGCTGGTGGCCTTCGCTGCCGCCTTCTCGCGCATCGTCGCGCAGCCGGCCCTGAAGGATCTGATCGACGCCGACAAGGGTGCAGCCGAATGAGGACCGGATCGAAGCGGACCCTGCAGGCGACCGTCGGCGCCGGCGCGGCGGCGCTGCTGCTTACCTCAGTGCCGAAGTTCGAAGGCGTGATCCTGCGCGGCTACAAGGATCCCATCGGCATCGTGACTGCCTGCGCCGGCCACACGAAGACCGCGGTGCTGGGCCGTCCGTACTCGCCAGCCGAGTGCGCGGCGCTGCTCGATGCCGACCTAGTCGAACATGCCGACGGCGTCCTCGCCTGCACGCCGGGCCTGAAGGG harbors:
- a CDS encoding DUF7940 domain-containing protein, with the protein product MELIEEAKKQFPRLWSVRLSLLAGFLSSLEAGADMYLTGKPAMAAIAAALVAFAAAFSRIVAQPALKDLIDADKGAAE
- a CDS encoding lysozyme, whose protein sequence is MRTGSKRTLQATVGAGAAALLLTSVPKFEGVILRGYKDPIGIVTACAGHTKTAVLGRPYSPAECAALLDADLVEHADGVLACTPGLKGQTYRLAAATSFAFNVGVSAYCRSTMARKFNAGDYVGGCAEFSRWTYAGGRELPGLVKRRAAERAMCEGRLS